A window of Coregonus clupeaformis isolate EN_2021a chromosome 28, ASM2061545v1, whole genome shotgun sequence contains these coding sequences:
- the LOC121543263 gene encoding CKLF-like MARVEL transmembrane domain-containing protein 6 produces the protein MATADAVYSPTTVSENKSKKWFIVPTDNLDKFRCLIKVVQVLLSFVAFILEEVVTTCMSCSPLYFFEFVSCTAFLFTALLLILLATNLHKRVGINCWPTLDFVYTGLMAAFFLIASIVFASDNGGTDLEKAAVAFGFLAIVAFLVDAGWFVKTRGFPFKRTNQQAASNGEAPVAEAEKLNREQNEAD, from the exons ATGGCTACAGCGGATGCAGTGTACAGTCCAACAACCGTTTCAGAGAACAAATCCAAAAAGTGGTTCATTGTACCAACAGATAATTTGGATAAATTCAGATGTTTGATAAAGGTGGTTCAAGTG CTCCTGTCGTTCGTTGCCTTCATTCTCGAAGAGGTAGTGACGACCTGTATGAGCTGCTCTCCGCTCTACTTCTTTGAGTTTGTCAGCTGCACAGCCTTCCTCTTCAcagctctcctcctcatcctcctcgctACCAACCTGCACAAGAGAGTGGGCATCAACTGCTGGCCCACCCTG GACTTTGTGTACACGGGTTTGATGGCTGCATTCTTCCTCATCGCCTCCATTGTGTTTGCCTCAGATAATGGTGGAACTGACCTGGAGAAGGCTGCTGTG GCGTTTGGCTTCCTGGCCATTGTGGCATTCCTGGTGGATGCTGGCTGGTTTGTGAAGACCAGGGGTTTTCCTTTTAAAAGGACCAACCAGCAAGCCGCAAGCAACGGTGAGGCCCCCGTGGCAGAAGCCGAGAAACTCAACAGGGAACAGAATGAAGCAGACTAG